A window from Plodia interpunctella isolate USDA-ARS_2022_Savannah chromosome 2, ilPloInte3.2, whole genome shotgun sequence encodes these proteins:
- the LOC128680546 gene encoding uncharacterized protein LOC128680546: MKLGDNQYRGGRYPKKHVKADIIILGCSLPGIVAAHKLKTEFGDTMAIVVLDLAAPVREASKCNVVFLGEREERIEDDSSEEGNVIKAPHTHVANNVTRHYIDMYSKMFSIPIPDYIIEPHYPDKPLNKLFQHVDGQTANCITSYHNFDYLNVWERFELNQYQNSLDSIVREVFQINIVSTDHGTKRLLYYDQTSMEKHICDSLLFPNSKDTMRTIVRLVCGASADTISVLFYLHQCYRTSSSRNHVDGDNTKFREKLLGYCRKRLANILQQSIADITLRTKSIKQIRTYSDEEVILETMKGDSDYICNLLAMALRPDELYNIRVEERLLSDTQAEIIKAMKHGSAKKFLIQYEENIWQAQGFSGDILSLQGPILWAMERPQMSTTGRMDRYASLIGYLKVGEDDTGDSKEQVLAQLVKLFGEEASTPTFYKETMINDIFIPRCGDYVTLTKLRYDETDAKFRHVEWGAMDIFADGDVAAALEAGHLAYLNLITSLRPQAQNFEDLSAMQMPTVLAHRSFSKLFSKINYYSGMRFTAFATAICIGWYLVRYYMRNRT; the protein is encoded by the coding sequence ATGAAACTGGGTGATAATCAATATAGGGGCGGCAGGTATCCAAAGAAGCATGTCAAAgctgatattattattctagGATGTAGTCTGCCGGGCATCGTGGCTGCACATAAACTTAAGACCGAATTTGGAGACACCATGGCAATAGTTGTTCTCGACTTGGCCGCGCCAGTCCGCGAAGCCTCTAAGTGCAATGTTGTGTTTCTGGGGGAACGGGAGGAGAGAATAGAAGATGACAGTTCCGAGGAAGGTAACGTAATAAAGGCACCACACACGCACGTCGCTAATAACGTCACTCGGCACTACATCGATATGTACTCCAAAATGTTCAGTATTCCTATCCCAGACTACATTATAGAGCCACATTACCCCGATAAACCACTCAACAAACTCTTCCAACACGTCGACGGACAAACAGCCAACTGCATCACCAGCTACCACAATTTCGATTACTTAAATGTCTGGGAACGTTTTGAGCTAAATCAATATCAAAACTCTCTCGATAGTATTGTAAGAGAAGTCTTTCAAATTAACATAGTCAGCACGGACCATGGAACCAAACGGTTGTTGTATTACGATCAAACTTCCATGGAGAAACATATATGTGACAGTCTTTTGTTCCCCAATTCGAAGGACACTATGAGGACGATCGTTAGACTCGTTTGTGGAGCTTCAGCGGATACAATATCTGTGCTGTTCTATCTACACCAGTGCTACAGAACCAGTAGTTCTAGAAACCATGTAGACGGCGACAACACTAAGTTCCGCGAAAAGCTCCTGGGATATTGCAGAAAACGTTTAGCCAACATCTTGCAACAAAGCATCGCTGATATCACACTCCGAACTAAATCTATTAAGCAAATCCGAACCTATTCTGATGAGGAAGTTATCCTTGAAACGATGAAAGGTGACAGTGATTACATATGCAACCTTCTTGCTATGGCTTTAAGGCCAGatgaactttataatattagagtTGAAGAACGACTGTTATCAGACACTCAAGCTGAGATAATAAAAGCTATGAAACATGGCTCAGCTAAAAAGTTTTTGATACAGTATGAAGAGAATATATGGCAAGCTCAAGGATTTAGTGGAGACATTTTAAGCTTGCAAGGTCCTATACTTTGGGCTATGGAGCGTCCTCAGATGTCTACCACAGGTCGCATGGACCGATATGCGTCGCTGATTGGATATCTGAAGGTCGGAGAAGATGATACAGGTGATTCCAAAGAGCAGGTTCTTGCGCAACTAGTCAAATTATTTGGAGAGGAGGCAAGTACTCCAACATTTTACAAGGAAACTATGATAAATGATATATTCATACCACGATGTGGGGATTATGTCACTCTTACTAAACTGAGATATGACGAGACTGATGCTAAGTTTAGACACGTAGAATGGGGGGCCATGGATATTTTTGCTGATGGAGATGTGGCGGCTGCATTGGAAGCTGGTCACTTAGCGTATCTCAATCTTATCACTTCTTTGAGACCTCAGGCACAGAATTTCGAGGACTTAAGTGCGATGCAGATGCCAACAGTTTTAGCTCACAGATCGTTCTCAAAGTTGTTtagcaaaattaattactactCTGGTATGCGGTTTACAGCTTTTGCAACGGCTATTTGTATTGGTTGGTATCTTGTGCGTTATTATATGCGCAATAGGACCTAG